A portion of the Granulosicoccus antarcticus IMCC3135 genome contains these proteins:
- a CDS encoding HNH endonuclease — translation MDYKVNEEYAEALVEFGFERKDENSYTVHFKQISTGESIYLAKSKKRKNKTAIIHPGYKYAIGMLDLNDQLHLAEQDEYFYHDSSLSEFPKRFRKKEIKYPSHYGIGISIEKLSAVEAFCEFISATLCKSELQIDLDEINDNSKKLSATDIQALVLARRGHGPWKESLREHCGCCFLTGCTIEKLLIGSHIKPWSQSTDVERLDSFNGLLLRADVDALFDAGLVTFMDGGEIKVSSGISEKEYKMLPFDLDLRIKILNSKHLPYLEFHRKYVFR, via the coding sequence ATGGATTATAAAGTTAATGAGGAATACGCAGAAGCGTTAGTAGAGTTTGGTTTTGAGAGAAAAGATGAAAATAGTTACACAGTGCATTTTAAGCAAATAAGCACTGGTGAAAGCATCTATCTTGCTAAGTCGAAAAAACGGAAAAACAAGACTGCAATCATACACCCCGGTTATAAATATGCCATCGGTATGCTGGATCTGAATGATCAATTGCATTTGGCAGAACAAGATGAATATTTTTATCACGACTCCTCGCTAAGTGAATTCCCTAAAAGGTTTAGAAAGAAAGAAATTAAATATCCTAGTCATTATGGAATAGGGATATCAATTGAAAAGTTAAGTGCTGTTGAGGCGTTTTGTGAGTTTATAAGTGCGACTCTGTGTAAGTCAGAACTCCAGATAGATCTCGATGAGATAAATGATAATAGTAAAAAATTAAGTGCAACTGATATTCAAGCTTTAGTGCTGGCAAGGCGTGGACATGGACCGTGGAAAGAAAGCTTGAGAGAACATTGTGGGTGCTGCTTTCTTACTGGCTGCACCATAGAGAAATTGCTAATTGGGTCACATATTAAGCCGTGGAGCCAGTCTACTGATGTTGAGCGGCTTGATTCGTTCAATGGATTATTGCTTAGAGCTGATGTAGATGCTCTGTTTGACGCTGGTTTGGTGACATTTATGGATGGTGGTGAAATTAAGGTATCTAGCGGTATTTCCGAAAAAGAATATAAAATGCTGCCGTTTGACTTGGATCTTCGAATAAAAATATTGAACAGCAAGCATCTTCCTTATTTAGAGTTTCATAGGAAATACGTATTTAGATGA
- a CDS encoding DUF3891 family protein, which yields MFVSKSRSVVYPQSEHARLAGTIAQLWGNEKFRQPQLPFNAFCTGVALHDFGYGLLDTHDILGMEAAERHRTFEALMQMRFSDHIAEIVAKTHVARLMNMAGLSELEQRCRLLLKDLIAKSGIPESVFQDADMITRLCDSVAFDFCFERVTTGSVAVLADNADGNRIDVRYEINFQHTESADGMGYTVGTISLEPWPLSCESVRGYLLAYEGSGYPQVLNPHRVEFEVFAGSE from the coding sequence ATGTTCGTGTCCAAAAGCCGATCGGTAGTCTATCCACAAAGTGAACATGCCAGGCTTGCCGGCACCATCGCCCAGCTGTGGGGTAATGAGAAGTTCAGGCAACCACAGCTACCATTCAATGCATTCTGCACAGGAGTCGCCTTGCATGACTTCGGATACGGATTGCTGGATACCCATGACATTCTGGGAATGGAGGCCGCTGAGCGGCATCGCACCTTTGAAGCCTTGATGCAGATGCGATTCTCTGATCACATCGCCGAGATAGTGGCGAAAACTCATGTGGCAAGACTCATGAACATGGCAGGCTTATCTGAGCTTGAACAACGCTGCCGTCTGTTGTTGAAAGACTTGATTGCCAAAAGCGGAATTCCAGAAAGTGTCTTTCAGGATGCCGATATGATCACCCGTCTCTGCGACTCGGTTGCGTTCGATTTCTGTTTTGAAAGAGTGACCACAGGCAGCGTAGCGGTACTGGCAGACAATGCAGACGGTAATCGGATTGATGTGCGTTATGAGATCAACTTTCAGCACACAGAGTCCGCCGATGGCATGGGCTACACGGTTGGTACGATCAGTCTTGAGCCCTGGCCATTGTCCTGCGAGAGCGTCAGGGGGTATTTATTGGCCTATGAAGGGTCTGGTTATCCTCAGGTGCTGAATCCGCATAGGGTGGAGTTTGAGGTTTTTGCGGGAAGCGAGTAA